One window of the Rufibacter radiotolerans genome contains the following:
- a CDS encoding nuclear transport factor 2 family protein, which produces MKHLFSVLALLLLIGFTTAQAQSKEETKVAAAVEQLKQAMISGDRKALEAITTDALSYGHSSGKIEDKAAFVEALASGKSDFVTMDLSNQTIQVNGKTALVRHQLAGSTNDSGNPGTVKLGVLLVWQKQHGQWKLLARQAYKL; this is translated from the coding sequence ATGAAACACCTTTTCTCCGTACTGGCGCTCTTGCTACTAATCGGCTTTACCACCGCCCAGGCCCAATCTAAAGAAGAAACCAAAGTAGCCGCCGCCGTGGAGCAACTCAAACAGGCTATGATTTCCGGGGACCGGAAGGCGCTGGAGGCCATCACGACTGATGCCCTGAGCTACGGCCACTCCAGCGGGAAGATAGAAGACAAAGCCGCCTTCGTGGAAGCCCTGGCCAGCGGAAAATCTGATTTCGTGACCATGGACCTTAGCAACCAGACCATACAGGTGAACGGCAAAACCGCCCTGGTTCGGCACCAACTGGCGGGTAGCACCAATGACAGCGGCAACCCGGGCACGGTTAAACTGGGCGTGCTGCTGGTGTGGCAGAAACAGCACGGTCAATGGAAACTGCTGGCCCGGCAGGCGTACAAACTGTAG
- a CDS encoding cystathionine gamma-synthase: MKFGTKTIHAGVEPDPTTGAIMTPIYQTSTYVQRSPGDHKGYEYSRTHNPTRTALQNSLAALENGKHGLCFASGMAATDCIIKMLKPGDEVIATNDLYGGTYRIFTKVFQNYGIKFRFVSMADISSIEQYVTENTKMVWVETPTNPLLNIIDIKGAADICKKHNLLLVVDNTFSTPYLQTPLDLGADIVMHSLTKYMAGHSDVVMGAIVVKDDALAEQLAFLQNACGGTPGPQDCFLVLRGIKTLHIRMQRHCENGKAIAEYLRQHPKVEKVFWPGFESHPNHQIAKDQMRDFGGMISFVLKGDKQEDAIQVLEKLHYFALAESLGGVESLCGHPATMTHASIPQAKRLKGGLSDSLIRLSVGIEDVEDLISDLEQAIG; the protein is encoded by the coding sequence ATGAAATTCGGAACCAAAACCATACACGCAGGGGTAGAGCCAGACCCTACCACGGGCGCCATCATGACGCCTATTTACCAGACCTCCACCTATGTGCAGCGCTCGCCCGGCGACCACAAAGGCTATGAATATTCCCGTACCCACAACCCCACCCGCACCGCGCTGCAGAATTCCCTGGCGGCGCTGGAAAACGGCAAACACGGCCTGTGCTTCGCCTCGGGCATGGCCGCTACCGACTGCATCATTAAAATGCTGAAGCCCGGCGACGAGGTCATTGCCACCAACGACCTGTACGGCGGCACCTACCGCATCTTCACCAAGGTGTTCCAGAATTACGGCATCAAGTTCCGGTTCGTTTCTATGGCCGATATCAGCAGCATTGAGCAGTATGTTACCGAGAACACCAAAATGGTCTGGGTAGAAACGCCCACCAACCCCTTGCTCAACATCATTGACATTAAAGGCGCCGCCGACATCTGTAAAAAGCACAACCTGCTGCTGGTGGTGGACAACACCTTCTCCACGCCGTACCTGCAGACGCCTTTAGACCTGGGCGCCGATATTGTCATGCACTCGCTCACCAAATATATGGCCGGTCACTCAGATGTGGTGATGGGCGCCATAGTGGTGAAAGACGATGCCCTGGCTGAGCAACTGGCCTTCCTGCAGAACGCCTGCGGCGGAACCCCGGGCCCGCAGGATTGCTTCCTGGTGCTGCGTGGCATTAAGACCCTGCACATACGTATGCAACGCCACTGCGAGAACGGAAAGGCCATTGCCGAGTACCTGCGCCAGCACCCCAAAGTAGAGAAAGTGTTCTGGCCCGGCTTTGAGAGCCATCCCAATCATCAGATTGCCAAAGACCAGATGCGCGATTTCGGGGGCATGATTTCCTTCGTACTCAAAGGCGACAAACAGGAAGACGCCATCCAGGTACTGGAGAAACTGCACTACTTCGCCTTAGCCGAGTCTTTGGGCGGCGTGGAGTCCCTCTGCGGACACCCGGCCACCATGACCCACGCCAGCATCCCGCAGGCAAAGCGCCTGAAAGGTGGCTTGTCAGACTCGCTCATTAGATTGAGTGTGGGTATTGAAGACGTAGAAGACCTGATTTCGGATCTGGAGCAGGCCATTGGCTAA
- a CDS encoding TVP38/TMEM64 family protein produces the protein MWKKLLQQNTGTLVYSALLVVVPVLVSSALALWLYNNQAMMQALTGWQMLLYFVVVSLTMAFALTPTTFVALATGFFLGWTGFPGVVVSYGIAALIGYGMARLVDQGKLEKLLHQFPKAEGVMEELRDQSWSLIILTRISPVLPFAFMTFVLSLVQVPRLRFLLASMVGMLPRTLFFFWVGTQAQDLLSLLQDPNAGTGGKLLMGALVIISLGGLYVLLNRAFKKALSRKKSGGVA, from the coding sequence ATGTGGAAAAAACTCCTGCAACAGAACACGGGCACCCTGGTCTACTCCGCTTTGCTGGTGGTGGTACCGGTGCTGGTCAGTTCTGCCCTGGCGCTCTGGCTCTATAACAACCAGGCCATGATGCAAGCCCTCACCGGCTGGCAGATGCTGCTGTATTTTGTGGTGGTGTCTCTGACGATGGCCTTCGCGCTTACGCCTACCACCTTTGTGGCGCTGGCCACCGGCTTCTTTCTGGGCTGGACCGGGTTTCCGGGCGTGGTGGTCTCGTATGGCATTGCGGCCCTCATTGGCTATGGCATGGCCCGGCTGGTGGACCAGGGCAAGCTGGAGAAGCTATTGCACCAGTTCCCCAAGGCCGAGGGCGTGATGGAAGAACTGCGCGACCAGAGCTGGAGCCTGATTATCCTGACCCGTATCTCGCCGGTACTGCCCTTCGCGTTTATGACCTTCGTGCTGTCTTTGGTGCAGGTGCCGCGCCTGCGCTTTCTGCTGGCCAGCATGGTGGGCATGCTGCCCCGCACGCTGTTCTTCTTCTGGGTGGGCACCCAGGCCCAGGACCTGCTGTCTTTGCTGCAAGACCCCAACGCCGGCACCGGCGGCAAGCTTTTAATGGGTGCCTTGGTGATCATTTCCCTGGGCGGGCTATATGTGCTGCTGAACCGGGCGTTTAAAAAAGCCTTATCCCGGAAAAAATCAGGAGGGGTCGCGTAG